A window from Hemibagrus wyckioides isolate EC202008001 linkage group LG17, SWU_Hwy_1.0, whole genome shotgun sequence encodes these proteins:
- the LOC131367975 gene encoding galectin-9-like gives MDYMHRIPFNMVDTIVVDGMVEVKTISFQDPVCVPYRTTMYGGMWAGKNIVIQGLVNPQASRFEINLGHKDGIAFHYNLRFDQNKVVCNTKSMDEWGLEERSGEIPFEKGQNFHISVNGIHVMDYMHRIPFNMVDTIVVDGMVEVKTISFQDPVCVPYKTTMYGGMWAGKKIVTQGLVNPQASSTASPTCGRLMLWRCLVT, from the exons ATGGATTACATGCACCGTATCCCATTCAACATGGTGGACACTATCGTAGTGGATGGGATGGTGGAGGTTAAGACCATCAGTTTCCAGGATCCTGTG TGTGTGCCATACAGAACCACCATGTATGGTGGAATGTGGGCTGGCAAAAACATTGTCATTCAAGGGCTGGTTAATCCTCAGGCTTCCAG ATTTGAGATTAACCTGGGTCACAAAGATGGGATTGCATTTCACTACAATCTTCGCTTTGATCAGAACAAAGTTGTATGCAATACCAAATCAATGGATGAGTGGGGCTTAGAGGAGCGCTCTGGAGAAATACCATTTGAAAAGGGACAAAACTTCCAT ATAAGTGTCAATGGCATCCATGTCATGGATTACATGCACCGTATCCCATTCAACATGGTGGACACTATCGTAGTGGATGGGATGGTGGAGGTTAAGACCATCAGTTTCCAGGATCCTGTG TGTGTGCCATACAAAACCACCATGTATGGTGGAATGTGGGCTGGCAAAAAGATTGTCACTCAAGGGCTGGTTAATCCTCAGGCTTCCAG CACCGCTTCACCAACCTGTGGGAGATTGATGCTCTGGAGGTGTCTGGTGACCTGA